A stretch of the Luteimonas sp. JM171 genome encodes the following:
- a CDS encoding TRZ/ATZ family hydrolase translates to MTQTPEPVDLLIEAGLVVPVEPHGVVLEDHAVAVRDGAIVAVLPIAEARARFTPAETVSRPGSALIPGLVNAHTHNPMNLLRGVADDLPLMTWLQEHIWPVEAAVVGPQFIADGVTLAVAEMLRGGTTCANENYFFPDVEAATYQRLGFRAVVGLPVAQFANAWAASEDEYFDKAIGVHDQWRGDGLVSLAFVPHAPYTVSDAAFGRIRTLADQLDLQVHLHTHETAQEVEDSVREHGQRPLARLDRLGLVNERLVAVHMTAVDDAEVALCAARGVSVVHCPESNLKLASGFCPVAKFEQAGVNLAIGTDGAASNNDLDMFGEMRTAALLAKAVAGEATAFSATSALRAATLGGAKAMGLDDRIGSIEPGKQADLALVDLSPLETQPLFNVFSQLVYATGRHQVTDVWIAGRRKLAGRELVDMDAEAVVANARQWRERIAGIQAK, encoded by the coding sequence ATGACCCAGACCCCCGAACCCGTAGACCTGCTGATCGAGGCCGGCCTCGTCGTGCCGGTGGAACCGCACGGCGTGGTGCTGGAGGACCACGCGGTGGCGGTGCGCGACGGCGCCATCGTCGCGGTCCTGCCGATCGCCGAGGCGCGCGCGCGCTTCACGCCGGCGGAAACCGTCTCCCGCCCCGGCTCGGCGCTGATCCCCGGGCTGGTGAACGCGCACACCCACAATCCGATGAACCTGCTGCGCGGCGTGGCCGATGACCTGCCGCTGATGACCTGGCTGCAGGAACACATCTGGCCGGTGGAGGCCGCGGTCGTGGGCCCCCAGTTCATCGCCGACGGGGTGACCCTGGCGGTGGCGGAGATGCTCCGCGGCGGCACCACCTGCGCCAACGAGAACTATTTCTTCCCCGACGTGGAGGCGGCCACCTACCAGCGGCTCGGCTTCCGCGCCGTGGTCGGCCTGCCGGTGGCGCAGTTCGCCAACGCCTGGGCGGCCAGCGAGGACGAGTACTTCGACAAGGCCATCGGCGTCCACGACCAGTGGCGCGGCGACGGCCTGGTGTCGCTCGCGTTCGTGCCGCACGCGCCGTACACCGTGTCCGACGCCGCCTTCGGTCGCATCCGCACGCTGGCCGACCAGCTGGACCTGCAGGTGCACCTGCATACCCACGAGACCGCCCAGGAGGTCGAGGACTCCGTGCGCGAGCACGGCCAGCGCCCGCTGGCCCGGCTCGACCGCCTCGGGCTGGTCAACGAGCGCCTGGTGGCGGTGCACATGACCGCGGTGGATGATGCGGAGGTCGCCCTGTGCGCGGCCCGGGGCGTGAGCGTGGTGCATTGCCCCGAGTCCAACCTCAAGCTGGCCTCGGGGTTCTGCCCGGTGGCGAAGTTCGAGCAGGCGGGCGTGAACCTTGCCATCGGCACCGACGGTGCGGCCAGCAACAACGACCTGGACATGTTTGGCGAGATGCGGACCGCGGCGCTCCTGGCCAAGGCTGTGGCGGGCGAGGCGACCGCGTTCAGCGCCACCAGCGCACTGCGCGCGGCCACCCTGGGCGGGGCGAAGGCGATGGGCCTGGACGACCGGATCGGCTCGATCGAACCGGGCAAGCAGGCCGACCTGGCCCTGGTGGACCTTTCGCCGCTGGAAACCCAGCCGCTGTTCAACGTTTTCTCGCAGCTCGTCTACGCCACCGGCCGCCACCAGGTGACCGATGTCTGGATCGCCGGCCGTCGCAAGCTGGCCGGGCGCGAGCTGGTGGACATGGACGCTGAAGCGGTGGTGGCCAACGCCAGGCAGTGGCGCGAGCGCATTGCCGGGATCCAGGCGAAGTGA
- a CDS encoding phytoene/squalene synthase family protein, with product MNETATAASFVAKWRERWPEWSVAEAFVEPGQRAVAEAWFALLQEFHEAAWSGEDPTPGLAKLAWWHEELEGWAKGVRRHPLGQVLQRQPAPWSVLARALNALPATRGVPAEKAAPGLANLAGAVAECEEALFGLSTEAAGTGGVPAVWQLAERALMTGDGPDVAWLLQHWPGPGGATRPRRLHAALVRRRLQALPGDGKAVPTRGWRVLLASWRAARGR from the coding sequence ATGAACGAAACGGCGACCGCCGCCAGCTTCGTGGCCAAGTGGAGGGAGCGCTGGCCGGAATGGAGCGTCGCCGAGGCCTTTGTCGAACCCGGGCAGCGCGCGGTGGCCGAGGCGTGGTTCGCGCTCCTGCAGGAATTCCATGAGGCGGCCTGGTCGGGTGAGGATCCCACGCCAGGGCTGGCCAAGCTGGCCTGGTGGCACGAAGAGCTGGAAGGCTGGGCCAAGGGCGTGCGCCGGCATCCGCTGGGGCAGGTTCTCCAGCGCCAGCCGGCGCCCTGGAGCGTGCTGGCCCGCGCGCTCAATGCGCTGCCCGCCACCCGCGGCGTGCCGGCAGAAAAGGCGGCCCCGGGGCTGGCCAATCTGGCTGGGGCGGTGGCCGAATGCGAGGAGGCGCTGTTTGGCCTGTCCACGGAGGCGGCTGGGACCGGTGGCGTTCCCGCCGTGTGGCAGCTGGCCGAACGGGCCTTGATGACGGGTGACGGCCCGGACGTCGCCTGGCTCCTGCAGCACTGGCCGGGCCCTGGCGGAGCCACGCGGCCTCGGCGGCTGCACGCCGCGCTGGTGCGCAGGCGTCTGCAGGCCTTGCCCGGGGACGGAAAGGCCGTCCCCACGCGCGGCTGGCGGGTGCTGCTTGCCAGCTGGCGCGCCGCGCGCGGCCGCTGA
- the htpX gene encoding protease HtpX, with protein MFKRVALFLATNLAVLALVSIVMAIFGIDPATNAGLLMFAAIFGFGGSFVSLAMSKWSAKRFTGAQVITQPRGELEQWLLATVQRQARDAGIGMPEVAVYDAPEINAFATGARRDNALVAVSTGLLRSMTRDEAEAVLAHEVAHIANGDMVTMALLQGVLNTFVIFLARVVGRVVDNYLSGGRDSGGGIGYFAVVFVLDMIFGLFASMIAMWFSRRREFRADAGGAELAGRHKMIAALEKLNLTYGQNTLPKQVAAFGISGSVGAGLKKLLMSHPPLEDRIAALRNASVESGMTLRA; from the coding sequence ATGTTCAAGCGCGTCGCACTGTTCCTTGCCACCAACCTTGCCGTGCTGGCACTGGTCAGCATCGTCATGGCCATCTTCGGCATCGATCCGGCCACCAATGCCGGCCTGCTGATGTTTGCCGCCATCTTCGGCTTTGGCGGCTCCTTCGTGTCGCTGGCCATGTCGAAGTGGTCGGCCAAGCGCTTCACCGGCGCCCAGGTGATCACCCAGCCGCGCGGCGAGCTCGAGCAGTGGCTGCTGGCCACGGTGCAGCGGCAGGCGCGCGACGCCGGGATCGGCATGCCGGAGGTTGCCGTGTACGACGCGCCGGAGATCAACGCCTTTGCCACCGGCGCCCGCCGCGACAATGCACTGGTGGCGGTGTCCACCGGACTGCTGCGCTCGATGACCCGCGACGAGGCCGAGGCCGTGCTCGCCCATGAGGTGGCGCACATCGCCAATGGCGACATGGTCACCATGGCCCTGCTGCAGGGCGTGCTCAACACCTTCGTGATCTTCCTGGCCCGGGTGGTGGGCCGGGTGGTGGACAACTACCTGAGCGGGGGCCGGGATTCGGGCGGCGGCATCGGCTATTTCGCCGTGGTGTTCGTGCTCGACATGATCTTCGGCCTGTTCGCCAGCATGATCGCCATGTGGTTCTCGCGCAGGCGCGAATTCCGTGCCGATGCCGGCGGCGCCGAGCTCGCGGGGCGACACAAGATGATCGCCGCGCTGGAGAAGCTCAACCTCACCTATGGCCAGAACACGCTGCCCAAGCAGGTGGCGGCGTTCGGCATCAGCGGAAGCGTCGGGGCGGGCCTGAAGAAGCTCCTGATGAGCCACCCGCCGCTGGAGGACCGGATCGCGGCCCTGCGCAACGCGTCGGTGGAATCGGGCATGACCCTCCGGGCCTGA
- a CDS encoding beta-ketoacyl-ACP reductase, with protein sequence MTTRVALVTGGTGGIGTAICKRLIDAGHKVATNYRNEEKTRAWQEQMKAQGYEVAVFRGDVSSPEESAAMVRQVEESLGPVEILINNAGITRDGTFHKMTAEQWQDVVNTNLNSVFNVTRPVINGMRERKWGRIVQISSINGQKGQYGQANYAAAKAGMHGFTISLAQENARHGITVNTVSPGYIGTDMVMAVPEEVREKIVAQIPTGRLGTPEEIAYTVAFFLPEEAGWITGANLAANGGQYMGW encoded by the coding sequence ATGACCACACGCGTGGCACTGGTGACAGGCGGTACGGGAGGCATCGGCACCGCGATCTGCAAGCGCCTGATCGATGCGGGCCACAAGGTGGCCACCAACTACCGGAACGAGGAAAAGACCCGGGCCTGGCAGGAACAGATGAAGGCCCAGGGCTACGAGGTCGCCGTGTTCCGGGGCGACGTGAGCAGCCCGGAGGAGTCCGCGGCGATGGTGCGGCAGGTCGAGGAATCGCTCGGGCCGGTGGAGATCCTGATCAACAACGCCGGCATCACCCGTGACGGCACCTTCCACAAGATGACCGCAGAGCAGTGGCAGGACGTGGTCAACACCAACCTCAACTCGGTGTTCAACGTCACCCGGCCGGTGATCAACGGCATGCGCGAGCGCAAGTGGGGCCGGATCGTGCAGATCAGCTCGATCAACGGCCAGAAGGGGCAGTACGGCCAGGCCAACTACGCGGCCGCCAAGGCCGGCATGCACGGTTTCACGATTTCGCTGGCGCAGGAAAACGCCCGCCACGGCATTACCGTCAACACCGTCTCGCCGGGGTACATCGGCACCGACATGGTAATGGCCGTGCCGGAGGAGGTGAGGGAAAAAATCGTCGCCCAGATCCCGACCGGCAGGCTTGGCACCCCCGAGGAAATCGCCTACACGGTGGCGTTCTTCCTGCCCGAGGAAGCGGGCTGGATCACCGGCGCCAACCTGGCGGCGAACGGCGGCCAGTACATGGGCTGGTAG
- the ubiG gene encoding bifunctional 2-polyprenyl-6-hydroxyphenol methylase/3-demethylubiquinol 3-O-methyltransferase UbiG translates to MTAANYRQSELDKFAALAGRWWDPEGPQKPLHALNPVRLSYVADRVPLRGAQVLDVGCGGGLLSEALAREGARVTAIDLADDLIRVARLHAREAGLEIDYQVQAVEALAAERPASFDAVTCMELLEHVPDPGAILQACAVLLKPGGRLFLSTINRTPAAFALAIVGAEYVARLLPRGTHSYQDLIRPSELAAWLREAGLQLEDVSGMAYAPWRNAARLSARTDVNYLACAVKPAGGHGA, encoded by the coding sequence GTGACGGCTGCTAATTACCGCCAGTCCGAGCTGGACAAGTTCGCGGCCCTGGCCGGCCGCTGGTGGGATCCCGAGGGCCCGCAGAAGCCGCTGCACGCGCTCAATCCGGTGCGGCTGTCCTACGTCGCCGATCGCGTGCCCCTGCGCGGCGCCCAGGTGCTGGACGTGGGCTGCGGCGGCGGCCTGCTGAGCGAGGCCCTGGCGCGCGAAGGCGCCCGGGTCACGGCCATCGACCTGGCCGACGACCTCATCCGCGTGGCGCGGCTGCACGCGCGCGAAGCCGGGCTTGAAATCGACTACCAGGTGCAGGCGGTCGAAGCGCTGGCCGCCGAGCGCCCGGCCAGCTTCGACGCCGTTACCTGCATGGAATTGCTCGAGCACGTTCCCGATCCCGGCGCGATCCTGCAGGCCTGCGCCGTGTTGCTCAAGCCGGGCGGGCGGCTGTTCCTGTCCACCATCAACCGCACCCCCGCGGCGTTTGCGCTGGCCATCGTGGGGGCGGAATACGTGGCGCGGCTGCTTCCCCGGGGTACCCACAGCTACCAGGATCTGATCCGGCCGTCGGAATTGGCGGCGTGGCTGCGCGAGGCCGGGCTGCAGCTGGAAGACGTGAGCGGGATGGCCTATGCGCCCTGGCGCAACGCGGCCCGGCTGTCCGCGCGCACCGACGTGAACTACCTGGCCTGCGCGGTGAAGCCGGCCGGCGGGCATGGCGCCTGA
- a CDS encoding phosphoglycolate phosphatase has product MAPDAAGRGYPRVALFDLDGTLLDSAPDMLATVNRMRQSRGMGPMALEALRPVVSKGARAMSAIAFPDLAAEKLPELVPEFLDIYRQELGRHSRPFDGVEELLGALESAGSTWGIVTNKPEYLAREILPQLGWEGRCAVLVGGDSLAERKPHPLPLLHAAQVLGVAAPGCVYVGDDERDIVAARAAGMPSMVALWGYRLDDDDPLAWQGDVMVQHVRDLLVPGAWPVAAGPQ; this is encoded by the coding sequence ATGGCGCCTGACGCCGCCGGCCGCGGGTATCCCAGGGTCGCGCTGTTCGACCTGGACGGCACGCTGCTCGACAGCGCGCCCGACATGCTGGCCACCGTCAACCGCATGCGCCAATCGCGTGGCATGGGGCCGATGGCGCTGGAAGCGCTCCGGCCGGTGGTATCCAAGGGCGCGCGGGCCATGTCGGCGATCGCTTTCCCGGATCTGGCCGCTGAAAAGCTGCCCGAGCTGGTGCCCGAGTTCCTGGACATCTACCGCCAGGAGCTTGGCCGCCACAGCCGTCCGTTCGACGGCGTGGAAGAACTGCTGGGGGCGCTCGAGTCGGCGGGATCCACCTGGGGCATCGTCACCAACAAGCCTGAATACCTGGCGCGGGAGATCCTTCCCCAGCTGGGCTGGGAGGGGCGCTGCGCGGTCCTGGTGGGTGGCGACAGCCTGGCCGAACGCAAGCCGCACCCGCTGCCGCTGCTGCATGCGGCCCAGGTGCTCGGCGTCGCCGCGCCCGGGTGCGTTTACGTCGGCGACGACGAGCGCGACATCGTGGCCGCCCGCGCTGCCGGCATGCCGTCGATGGTGGCGCTGTGGGGCTATCGGCTGGACGATGACGATCCGCTCGCCTGGCAGGGCGATGTGATGGTGCAGCACGTGCGCGACCTGCTGGTCCCCGGTGCCTGGCCCGTGGCCGCGGGGCCGCAATGA
- the folE2 gene encoding GTP cyclohydrolase FolE2 translates to MDQPVTNPLPDVADDAAFAARTLDWVGMERIALPLKLADGQGGTIQVPAWADVSVNLGKPEVRGIHMSRLYLRVQDAFAGEAVTAAGMRRILEDLVESQRGLSTAARIVLRYGHLLRRPALQSANSGWKNYPVELEAKLVDVRFSLQIALSVEYSSTCPASAALSRQANADRFLAEFSGSGPLAPASVAEWLASERGMAATPHAQRSRADLRVTLNAAFDELPLADLVEGIEAALGTPVQTAVKREDEQAFARLNADNLMFCEDAARRVAAVLAADGRVARFDARVSHFESLHAHDAVAHVSG, encoded by the coding sequence ATGGATCAACCGGTCACCAACCCGCTCCCCGACGTCGCAGACGACGCCGCTTTCGCCGCCCGCACCCTGGATTGGGTGGGCATGGAGCGCATTGCGCTGCCGCTGAAGCTGGCGGACGGGCAGGGCGGGACGATCCAGGTCCCGGCCTGGGCGGATGTGTCGGTGAACCTTGGCAAGCCCGAGGTACGCGGTATCCACATGTCCCGCCTGTACCTGCGGGTGCAGGATGCGTTCGCGGGCGAGGCGGTGACCGCGGCGGGGATGCGGCGGATCCTGGAGGATCTGGTGGAGTCCCAGCGCGGCCTGTCCACGGCCGCCCGCATCGTGCTGCGCTACGGCCACCTGCTGCGTCGTCCGGCGCTGCAGAGCGCCAATTCCGGCTGGAAGAACTATCCGGTCGAGCTTGAGGCCAAGCTTGTCGACGTCCGGTTCAGCCTGCAAATCGCGCTGTCCGTCGAGTACTCGAGCACGTGCCCCGCGTCCGCGGCGCTGTCGCGCCAGGCCAACGCCGACCGGTTCCTTGCGGAGTTCTCCGGGTCCGGCCCCCTGGCGCCGGCCAGCGTGGCGGAATGGCTGGCCTCTGAGCGCGGCATGGCCGCCACGCCGCATGCACAGCGCAGCCGGGCGGACCTGCGGGTGACCCTGAACGCTGCTTTCGACGAGCTTCCGCTCGCGGACCTGGTCGAAGGCATCGAGGCCGCGCTGGGCACCCCGGTGCAGACCGCGGTCAAGCGCGAAGACGAACAGGCGTTCGCGCGCCTGAATGCCGACAACCTGATGTTCTGCGAAGACGCCGCGCGCCGGGTCGCGGCGGTGCTGGCCGCCGACGGGCGCGTGGCGCGGTTCGACGCACGCGTGTCCCACTTCGAGAGCCTGCATGCGCACGACGCGGTGGCGCACGTCAGCGGCTGA
- a CDS encoding EAL domain-containing protein, with product MAKNQDNALRLMVVDDSMEDAEAIVSALRNAGIAVRPLRPAAPEDVAAMLSGPGIDMVLVATTSSAIPLEEVARQLQASGKDVPMLAIAESIDTESFSRTHGHGVRRIVLRNDPQLLLNAVRDERQDLEARRALRQLEARVRETERRCDALIDSSRDPIAYVHEGMHIRANAAYLEMFGYESFEDVEGMSLLDMVAPQHVEEFKDLLKRLARGEPPPARYELEARDTAGEGFPASMEFITAQYEGEPCLQVIFRREEVDPELARQVEELRQRDPVTGLLNRPTFLRRLEDAVSNAASDGGRHGLLMIEPDNYQRLLQEMGLDTADDIAVAAAELLRGCIGEDAVAARYGEHRLAVLVRDSDYAATAGMAERLLAAFSGQVIQAGMHSAVITVSIGGVQIGEKIASVSQVLAKAEQALQTALGIGNRCEIFDPAAADRAEEEHIQAWVARLRDALDNNGFVLHYQPVISLHGDTGAVYEALLRLDDGGGELVKPLEFLQIAEEQGLLWEIDHHVVGRAIARIGERMKDNKPTTLLVKISQASLHDDSLVRYIGEQLAHHGVPGEYLVLQLPEAKVFTHLKAARDFADAVGRFDCRLALSEFGVGLDSFQLLSHLQPHLLKLDRSFSEDLAQNAESQQRINEIAGKAREMGIRTVAEYVQDAASMTILFGAGIDYAQGNFLARSGPEMNYDFD from the coding sequence ATGGCGAAGAATCAGGACAACGCGCTGCGTCTGATGGTCGTGGACGACAGCATGGAAGATGCGGAGGCCATCGTCAGCGCCCTGCGCAACGCTGGCATCGCGGTCCGGCCGCTGCGCCCGGCGGCGCCGGAAGACGTGGCGGCGATGCTTTCCGGCCCGGGCATCGACATGGTGCTGGTTGCCACGACCTCCAGCGCCATCCCCCTGGAAGAGGTGGCCCGACAGCTGCAGGCCAGCGGCAAGGACGTGCCGATGCTGGCCATCGCCGAATCCATTGATACCGAGAGCTTCAGCCGCACCCACGGCCACGGGGTGCGCCGCATCGTCCTGCGCAACGATCCGCAGCTGCTGCTCAACGCCGTGCGCGACGAGCGCCAGGACCTGGAGGCAAGGCGGGCGCTGCGGCAGCTGGAAGCGCGGGTGCGCGAGACCGAGCGCCGCTGTGACGCCCTCATCGACTCCTCCCGCGACCCGATCGCCTACGTGCACGAGGGCATGCACATCCGTGCCAACGCCGCGTACCTGGAGATGTTCGGCTACGAGTCGTTCGAAGACGTGGAAGGCATGTCGCTGCTGGACATGGTGGCGCCGCAGCACGTGGAGGAATTCAAGGACCTGCTCAAGCGCCTGGCACGGGGCGAGCCACCCCCGGCGCGCTATGAGCTGGAGGCCCGCGATACCGCCGGTGAGGGCTTCCCCGCCTCGATGGAGTTCATCACCGCCCAGTACGAGGGCGAGCCCTGCCTGCAGGTGATCTTCCGGCGCGAGGAGGTGGATCCCGAGCTCGCCCGCCAGGTGGAGGAGCTGCGGCAGCGCGACCCGGTCACCGGCCTGCTCAACCGGCCGACGTTCCTGCGCCGGCTCGAGGACGCGGTCTCCAACGCGGCCAGCGACGGCGGGCGCCACGGGCTGCTGATGATCGAGCCGGACAACTACCAGCGCCTGCTGCAGGAAATGGGCCTGGACACGGCCGACGACATCGCCGTGGCGGCGGCCGAGCTGCTGCGCGGGTGCATCGGCGAGGACGCCGTGGCCGCGCGCTACGGGGAACACCGGCTGGCGGTGCTGGTGCGCGATTCGGACTACGCAGCCACCGCCGGCATGGCCGAACGGCTGCTGGCCGCCTTCTCGGGCCAGGTCATCCAGGCCGGCATGCATTCCGCGGTGATCACCGTCAGCATCGGCGGCGTCCAGATCGGCGAGAAGATCGCCAGCGTCAGCCAGGTGCTGGCCAAGGCCGAGCAGGCCCTGCAGACCGCGCTGGGCATCGGCAACCGCTGCGAGATCTTCGATCCGGCGGCCGCCGACCGGGCCGAGGAGGAGCACATCCAGGCGTGGGTGGCGCGCCTGCGCGACGCGCTGGACAACAACGGCTTCGTGCTCCATTACCAGCCGGTGATCAGCCTGCACGGCGATACCGGCGCGGTGTACGAAGCGCTCCTGCGGCTCGATGACGGCGGCGGCGAACTGGTCAAGCCGCTGGAGTTCCTGCAGATCGCCGAGGAGCAGGGCCTGCTGTGGGAGATCGACCACCACGTGGTCGGCCGCGCCATTGCCCGCATCGGCGAGCGGATGAAGGACAACAAGCCCACCACCCTGCTGGTCAAGATCAGCCAGGCGTCGCTGCACGATGACAGCCTGGTGCGCTATATCGGCGAGCAGCTCGCCCACCATGGCGTCCCGGGCGAGTACCTCGTACTGCAGCTGCCGGAGGCCAAGGTGTTCACCCACCTAAAGGCCGCGCGCGACTTCGCCGACGCGGTGGGCCGGTTCGACTGCCGCCTGGCCCTGTCCGAGTTCGGCGTGGGCCTGGATTCCTTCCAGCTGCTCTCCCATCTGCAGCCGCACCTGCTCAAGCTCGACCGCAGCTTCAGCGAAGACCTTGCCCAGAACGCCGAGAGCCAGCAGCGGATCAACGAGATCGCGGGCAAGGCGCGGGAGATGGGGATCCGGACCGTCGCCGAATACGTGCAGGACGCCGCCAGCATGACGATCCTCTTCGGCGCCGGCATCGACTACGCGCAGGGGAACTTCCTGGCCCGGTCCGGGCCGGAGATGAACTACGACTTCGACTAG
- the efp gene encoding elongation factor P, whose product MASYGMNDVKNGMKILVHGEPAIITDTDYVKPGKGQAFTRVKYRQIRTGRVQEITMKSTDSVEGADVVDTDMQYLYSDGEFWHFMNPESFEQVQADAAGMGGAEKWLKGEEECVVTLWNGTPIQVTPPNFVELQITQTDPGVRGDTSGGGGKPATLETGAVVRVPLFVGQDEIIKVDTRTGEYVSRVK is encoded by the coding sequence ATGGCCAGCTACGGCATGAATGACGTCAAGAACGGGATGAAGATCCTGGTCCACGGCGAACCGGCGATCATCACCGACACCGACTACGTCAAGCCGGGCAAGGGCCAGGCCTTCACCCGCGTGAAGTACCGCCAGATCCGCACCGGCCGCGTGCAGGAAATCACCATGAAGTCCACCGATTCGGTGGAGGGCGCGGACGTGGTGGACACCGACATGCAGTACCTCTACAGCGACGGCGAGTTCTGGCACTTCATGAACCCGGAGAGCTTCGAGCAGGTGCAGGCCGATGCCGCAGGCATGGGTGGCGCCGAAAAGTGGCTCAAGGGCGAGGAGGAGTGCGTGGTGACGCTGTGGAACGGCACGCCGATCCAGGTGACTCCGCCCAACTTCGTCGAGCTGCAGATCACCCAGACCGATCCTGGCGTGCGCGGTGACACCTCCGGCGGCGGCGGCAAGCCGGCCACCCTGGAAACCGGCGCCGTGGTGCGCGTGCCGCTGTTCGTGGGCCAGGACGAGATCATCAAGGTGGACACCCGCACCGGCGAGTACGTCAGCCGGGTGAAGTGA
- the epmB gene encoding EF-P beta-lysylation protein EpmB, whose translation MIPAAPVPMKPRPWQQAWRDAVRDPRELLTLVGLEPAALAISDAAAAQFPLRVPRGFVARMRRGDPADPLLRQVLPLDDEMQPVPGFSADAVGDGAARAGRGLIRKYRGRALLVATGSCAINCRYCFRRHFPYAEETAAAAGWREAIDAIVADAGIDEVILSGGDPLSLATTKLAQLTDALAAIPHLRRLRIHSRLPVVLPERIDAELVAWLQSLPWPVTVVLHANHANEFDRGVDAALAAVRAAGATLLNQAVLLHGVNDSEDALATLSERGFEAGVLPYYLHQLDRVAGAAHFEVPDARALELHAALRRRLSGFLVPRLVREVAGDASKRPL comes from the coding sequence ATGATACCCGCAGCACCCGTCCCCATGAAGCCGCGGCCCTGGCAACAGGCGTGGCGCGACGCCGTCCGAGACCCCCGCGAGCTGCTCACCCTGGTCGGCCTGGAGCCGGCGGCCCTGGCCATCTCCGATGCGGCCGCGGCGCAGTTCCCGCTGCGGGTACCCCGGGGCTTCGTGGCGCGGATGCGCCGGGGCGACCCGGCCGACCCCCTGCTGCGCCAGGTGCTTCCGCTCGACGACGAGATGCAGCCGGTGCCCGGCTTCAGCGCCGATGCGGTGGGCGATGGCGCCGCCCGCGCCGGCCGCGGGTTGATCCGCAAGTACCGCGGCCGGGCCCTGCTGGTGGCGACCGGCAGCTGCGCCATCAACTGCCGCTACTGCTTCCGGCGCCACTTCCCGTATGCAGAGGAAACCGCCGCCGCCGCGGGTTGGCGCGAAGCCATCGATGCCATCGTGGCGGATGCCGGCATCGACGAGGTGATCCTTTCAGGAGGCGACCCGCTGTCGCTGGCCACCACCAAGCTTGCCCAGCTCACCGACGCCCTGGCCGCCATCCCCCACCTGCGCCGGCTGCGCATCCACAGCCGGCTGCCGGTGGTGCTGCCCGAGCGGATCGACGCGGAGCTGGTGGCCTGGCTGCAGTCCCTGCCCTGGCCGGTGACGGTGGTGCTGCACGCCAACCACGCCAATGAGTTCGACCGCGGCGTGGACGCCGCGCTGGCGGCTGTGCGTGCGGCTGGCGCCACCCTGCTCAACCAGGCCGTGCTGCTGCACGGCGTGAACGACAGCGAGGACGCGCTCGCCACACTGAGCGAGCGCGGCTTCGAAGCCGGGGTGCTGCCCTACTACCTGCACCAGCTCGACCGCGTTGCCGGCGCCGCCCATTTCGAAGTGCCCGACGCCCGCGCCCTGGAGCTGCACGCCGCCCTGCGCCGCCGCCTGTCCGGATTCCTGGTGCCGCGGCTGGTGCGCGAGGTGGCCGGCGACGCGTCCAAGCGCCCACTTTGA
- the gluQRS gene encoding tRNA glutamyl-Q(34) synthetase GluQRS, translating into MQPAPVPYRGRFAPSPTGPLHFGSLLAALGSWLMARRAGGEWLVRIEDLDPPREVPGAARAQLRTLHAFGLVPDGEVMYQSRRGEAYQAALDRLLASGAAFTCHCSRADLAVAKGVHRACVAHARRPDPAVRLQVPDGTSIAFEDRLRGGVRQRLDLEVGDFVLRRADGPWAYQLAVVVDDAEQGITEVVRGADLLDSTARQVFLQQRLGLATPAYAHLPLALEADGTKLSKSCAALPVDDADPVPALRRAWVGLGQDPAVLSGLRSPQALLAAAVCAFDPEALASAPASFAAAHNTDATGHA; encoded by the coding sequence ATGCAGCCCGCACCCGTCCCGTACCGGGGCCGATTCGCGCCCTCGCCCACCGGCCCGCTCCACTTCGGCTCGCTGCTGGCCGCATTGGGCAGCTGGCTGATGGCGCGGCGGGCCGGCGGTGAATGGCTGGTGCGGATCGAAGACCTCGACCCGCCTCGCGAAGTTCCCGGCGCCGCCCGGGCACAGTTGCGTACGCTGCATGCATTCGGCCTGGTCCCCGATGGCGAAGTGATGTACCAGTCGCGCCGGGGCGAGGCGTACCAGGCTGCGCTCGACCGGCTGCTGGCGTCGGGCGCGGCCTTCACCTGCCATTGCAGCCGCGCCGACCTCGCCGTCGCCAAGGGCGTGCACCGCGCCTGCGTGGCGCACGCGCGGCGCCCCGACCCGGCGGTGCGGCTGCAGGTGCCCGACGGCACCTCGATCGCCTTCGAGGACCGCCTGCGCGGGGGCGTGCGGCAGCGCCTGGACCTGGAGGTGGGCGATTTCGTCCTGCGCCGCGCGGACGGCCCGTGGGCCTACCAGCTGGCCGTGGTGGTGGATGACGCCGAACAGGGCATCACCGAGGTCGTGCGCGGCGCCGACCTGCTCGATTCCACTGCGCGCCAGGTGTTCCTGCAGCAGCGGCTGGGCCTGGCGACGCCCGCGTACGCGCACCTGCCGCTGGCGCTGGAAGCGGATGGCACCAAGCTGTCCAAGTCCTGCGCCGCCCTGCCGGTCGACGACGCCGACCCGGTGCCGGCGCTGCGCCGCGCGTGGGTCGGGCTTGGCCAGGATCCCGCGGTCCTCAGCGGACTGCGCTCGCCCCAGGCGCTGCTGGCCGCCGCCGTGTGCGCGTTCGATCCCGAAGCCCTGGCGTCCGCGCCCGCGAGCTTCGCCGCAGCGCACAATACGGATGCAACGGGGCATGCCTAG